In Panacibacter ginsenosidivorans, the following proteins share a genomic window:
- a CDS encoding single-stranded DNA-binding protein — translation MAQIIGRLTKDAKVLPGSNNREFIAFTIAENFPYKTKGGERKQDSTFFDCAYGRSTKIAPYLTKGTIVVVTGRLKPHLYTDNQGNQKAGIQMQVKEISLQGGGRRPDGTETAKAPTETEPAEDLPF, via the coding sequence ATGGCACAAATTATCGGACGGCTTACAAAAGACGCGAAAGTATTACCCGGCAGCAACAACCGCGAATTCATTGCATTCACTATTGCAGAGAATTTCCCCTACAAAACAAAGGGCGGGGAGCGCAAACAGGATTCAACTTTTTTTGATTGCGCTTATGGTCGCAGCACCAAAATAGCGCCTTACCTGACTAAGGGAACGATTGTCGTAGTGACCGGACGACTAAAACCGCACCTGTATACAGACAACCAAGGCAACCAGAAAGCAGGCATTCAAATGCAGGTAAAGGAAATCAGCCTGCAGGGTGGCGGCAGGAGACCCGACGGAACCGAAACCGCTAAAGCTCCAACTGAGACAGAACCAGCCGAAGACCTTCCATTTTAA
- a CDS encoding toprim domain-containing protein produces the protein MNIKQAKEIDIVSYLSRLGYEPAYKSGNNVWYHSPLRNERTPSFSVNFKTNEWYDWGEGKGGNIIDFGIRYHNCSVGDLLQKLDGPGIARHQQQHTEKPKEEENQIKVLSVHLLSSYPLIKYLDKRKITRDIADKYCSEVRYQLNNKVYYAIGFPNNAGGYELRNEYIKAASTPKDITYIDHGAKALTVFEGFFNFLTYQVLNRQQASESTNFLILNSTSFFEKSLPLMQTHDRVHLYLDNDKTGQKCTEKVLQLDKEKFIDERKPYHQYGDLNDWLMSITKSQRHRLMHKH, from the coding sequence ATGAACATCAAACAAGCAAAAGAGATTGATATAGTCTCTTATTTATCCAGGTTAGGTTATGAACCGGCGTATAAAAGCGGGAATAATGTATGGTATCATTCCCCGTTACGCAACGAAAGAACGCCATCCTTCAGCGTTAACTTTAAAACCAATGAATGGTATGACTGGGGCGAAGGAAAAGGCGGTAATATTATCGATTTTGGTATCCGGTACCACAACTGCTCGGTAGGTGATCTGCTGCAAAAGTTGGATGGCCCCGGCATCGCCAGGCATCAACAACAGCACACAGAAAAACCAAAGGAGGAAGAAAATCAAATTAAAGTCTTGTCTGTTCACCTGCTTTCTTCGTACCCGCTGATAAAGTATCTTGACAAAAGAAAAATTACCCGTGATATAGCAGATAAATATTGCAGCGAAGTGCGGTACCAGCTGAACAATAAAGTGTATTATGCCATCGGGTTCCCGAACAATGCGGGAGGGTATGAATTACGCAACGAATATATCAAAGCTGCGAGCACGCCAAAGGATATTACCTACATTGATCACGGTGCTAAAGCGCTTACTGTTTTTGAAGGCTTTTTCAACTTCCTCACTTACCAGGTTTTGAACCGCCAACAGGCATCTGAATCAACCAATTTTCTAATTCTTAATTCCACTTCATTTTTTGAAAAAAGCCTGCCATTAATGCAGACACATGATCGTGTACACCTTTACCTGGACAATGATAAAACCGGTCAGAAATGTACTGAAAAGGTCCTGCAACTGGACAAAGAAAAGTTTATAGACGAACGCAAACCGTATCACCAGTATGGGGATCTCAATGACTGGCTTATGAGCATAACAAAATCGCAAAGGCACCGGTTAATGCATAAACATTGA
- a CDS encoding N-6 DNA methylase gives MKYQFHNIQLSPEEKAVWNASIIEMLSDNTAPGMGAEEIYNLFTGKGGLHGLSRQDYPNYYEYATAKKEVEQGQFFTPHNLCDAIVRAIKPKQEFTIADLTCGIGNFFNFMPNESNLYGNEIDPDALSVCKHLYPLANLEEGDLLYYRSAVAFDIVIGNPPFNLATDNGNSQWVYLQKAHEVLKYGGLLCIIVPASFLADEFQDKRKISWLNDKFHFVLQSLLPADAFDACIETKLLILQKKGIRKVCFSYQPTAFVPFEPDNIYNGFIKPLYEENKANAARLHLLSIQESIGFAELNYQIKKRLWHIKSNPLLRRKFYKKALQKLDEIKTKKRPDDMSLKEWERIKPTPEKVLHWMSKLLKEQNLPPARKITAIVKNNYGIANKSYHKSLQSQSWYKSVHDLLLNGGRFAPYKKLYDKKEKALTIQNSAFTQLSRKPNIDAFLNRFRLTPKWQKQLLFPNVNATIIKLNQMQKQDLGLILQKHYSILAWEQGGGKSVAGMTWLRYWEKHYRYCFILAPALAINTTWTERLSIYGFDFCQPESASDLYTIKQGQIILVTYDRLISLQRFIKRFIKHAAYKIALLVDESDELTNASSQRSIAALNCFRKAKLKLLTTGTTTRNNINELYTQLELLYNNSSAFRCWAERIYKADEKGSIRECLNENCGYPFPAYNGAALFKASFCPQRVTVFGIRQDTQDIYNTPILKEIIDKTIVTRKFEEITGEKKYSIHTHAVRQSIAEKELYRLLMHDFLKVCYDYYTTTGNARKEAAMRLLRQIKALIKATSVPHLMPNYTGAGYPEKYNKIKQMVQGWSQELVTIGTVLKSTARDYHQYLKEQFKERQLFYIDGERNVTKRKAILEQFRLSENGLLVCTQQSLKSSVNIPYCNRCIIESLQWNIPKISQFYFRFIRFDSVRHSEVHFVNYENTIEINLLALLMAKEKLNDFIKTTNEKSSKAIYEQFGIDLNILDMLISKSYDDEGKLVLRWGKQQLC, from the coding sequence ATGAAATACCAATTCCATAATATACAACTATCACCCGAAGAAAAAGCCGTCTGGAATGCGTCTATTATTGAAATGCTTTCAGACAATACTGCACCCGGCATGGGTGCGGAAGAAATCTATAACCTGTTTACAGGTAAGGGTGGATTGCACGGGCTATCACGTCAGGATTATCCTAATTACTATGAATATGCAACAGCAAAAAAGGAAGTTGAGCAGGGACAATTTTTTACGCCGCATAATCTTTGCGATGCCATAGTGCGTGCTATAAAACCCAAGCAGGAATTTACCATTGCAGACCTTACTTGTGGTATAGGAAACTTTTTCAATTTCATGCCAAATGAAAGCAACCTGTATGGTAATGAAATAGACCCCGATGCGCTATCTGTTTGTAAACATCTTTACCCCTTGGCAAATTTGGAGGAAGGCGACTTACTTTATTACAGAAGCGCCGTAGCTTTCGATATTGTAATCGGCAATCCTCCTTTCAATCTTGCTACCGACAATGGGAACAGCCAATGGGTATATCTCCAAAAAGCGCATGAGGTTTTAAAATACGGGGGATTGCTATGCATTATTGTTCCGGCAAGTTTTTTAGCAGACGAGTTCCAGGATAAAAGAAAGATCAGCTGGCTGAATGACAAGTTTCATTTTGTATTGCAATCGCTTTTACCTGCTGATGCTTTTGATGCATGCATTGAAACAAAACTACTGATCCTGCAAAAGAAAGGGATTCGCAAGGTTTGTTTTAGCTACCAGCCAACAGCATTTGTTCCTTTTGAACCTGATAATATTTATAATGGTTTTATTAAACCTCTGTATGAGGAAAACAAAGCAAATGCTGCAAGACTTCATTTACTGTCTATACAAGAAAGTATAGGTTTTGCAGAATTAAACTACCAAATTAAAAAGCGATTGTGGCATATCAAAAGCAATCCTTTGTTGCGCAGAAAATTTTATAAAAAGGCTTTACAGAAACTCGATGAAATCAAAACGAAAAAGAGACCGGATGATATGAGCCTGAAGGAATGGGAGCGCATCAAGCCTACGCCTGAAAAAGTACTGCACTGGATGAGCAAACTATTAAAAGAACAGAATCTGCCACCTGCAAGAAAAATAACAGCCATCGTTAAAAATAATTATGGTATCGCAAACAAATCCTATCATAAATCATTGCAATCACAATCATGGTATAAATCGGTTCATGATCTTCTATTAAACGGAGGGCGTTTTGCACCATATAAAAAGTTGTACGACAAAAAAGAAAAGGCACTTACAATACAGAACTCAGCATTTACGCAGCTTTCCCGCAAACCCAATATTGATGCGTTTCTCAATCGCTTCCGTTTAACACCGAAATGGCAAAAGCAATTATTGTTTCCTAATGTCAACGCAACCATTATCAAACTAAACCAGATGCAAAAACAGGATTTGGGTTTGATACTGCAAAAGCATTACAGTATACTGGCATGGGAACAGGGCGGCGGCAAATCGGTCGCAGGTATGACATGGCTTCGATATTGGGAAAAACATTATCGTTATTGTTTTATTCTCGCACCGGCACTTGCGATCAATACCACCTGGACAGAAAGACTGAGCATTTATGGTTTTGATTTCTGTCAGCCTGAATCTGCAAGCGATCTGTATACAATAAAACAGGGGCAGATCATTTTAGTGACCTATGACCGGTTGATTTCGTTGCAACGTTTTATTAAACGCTTTATCAAACATGCAGCATATAAGATTGCTTTGCTGGTAGATGAATCAGATGAACTAACCAATGCATCCAGCCAGCGCAGCATTGCAGCACTGAATTGTTTCCGCAAGGCGAAATTAAAACTGCTTACTACTGGCACCACGACACGCAACAACATCAATGAACTGTACACCCAATTAGAATTATTGTATAATAATTCATCAGCATTCAGGTGTTGGGCTGAACGCATTTATAAAGCAGATGAAAAAGGTTCGATCCGCGAATGCCTAAATGAAAATTGCGGCTATCCTTTTCCCGCTTATAATGGCGCTGCTTTATTCAAAGCGTCCTTTTGTCCGCAACGTGTTACCGTCTTTGGTATCCGCCAGGACACGCAGGATATATACAACACTCCCATATTAAAAGAGATCATTGACAAAACAATTGTTACCAGAAAGTTTGAGGAGATCACTGGTGAAAAAAAATACAGTATTCACACACATGCGGTGAGACAAAGTATTGCAGAAAAGGAACTATACAGATTGCTCATGCATGATTTTCTGAAAGTGTGTTATGATTATTATACCACTACAGGCAACGCAAGAAAAGAAGCCGCCATGCGACTGCTCCGGCAGATCAAGGCACTGATAAAGGCAACTTCTGTTCCGCACCTGATGCCCAACTATACGGGTGCCGGTTATCCTGAAAAATACAATAAGATCAAACAGATGGTGCAGGGCTGGTCACAGGAACTGGTGACCATCGGCACTGTTTTGAAAAGTACCGCCCGGGACTATCACCAATATTTAAAAGAACAGTTTAAAGAGCGCCAATTGTTTTACATCGACGGCGAACGAAATGTTACCAAAAGGAAAGCAATTCTTGAACAGTTCAGGCTGAGTGAAAACGGCTTACTTGTTTGCACACAGCAATCGTTAAAATCATCCGTCAATATCCCTTATTGCAACCGTTGCATTATAGAGAGTCTGCAATGGAATATTCCAAAGATCAGCCAGTTCTATTTCAGGTTCATAAGGTTCGATAGTGTACGACACTCAGAAGTACATTTTGTCAACTATGAGAACACGATAGAGATTAATCTTCTTGCCTTGCTGATGGCAAAAGAAAAATTAAACGATTTTATCAAGACCACGAACGAGAAATCTTCCAAAGCGATTTATGAGCAGTTTGGTATTGATCTCAACATCCTCGATATGCTGATCTCAAAAAGTTATGATGATGAAGGCAAACTGGTACTGCGCTGGGGCAAACAGCAACTATGCTGA
- a CDS encoding penicillin-binding protein: MTRSNIYITLSSGKKMFFVADGSSAPEQGFIVQQLIQPLLQLNDAKKELHLIQAHSDAINELRTNADYRYEIDLVEKTVRFFEEHYHHKTGKFRKGKDLTDERYIPYLKSITNNDENNAAQTE; encoded by the coding sequence ATGACACGCTCCAACATATATATCACTTTAAGCAGCGGCAAAAAAATGTTTTTTGTTGCGGACGGAAGCAGTGCGCCCGAACAGGGATTTATTGTACAACAACTGATACAGCCGCTACTTCAATTAAACGATGCAAAAAAAGAATTGCACTTAATACAGGCGCATTCCGATGCCATCAATGAACTGCGCACCAATGCAGACTATCGTTATGAAATTGATCTCGTTGAGAAAACAGTTCGCTTTTTTGAAGAACATTATCACCATAAAACGGGAAAGTTCAGAAAAGGAAAAGACCTCACTGACGAAAGATATATTCCGTATCTAAAATCAATTACAAACAATGATGAAAACAACGCAGCCCAAACAGAATAA
- a CDS encoding ParB/RepB/Spo0J family partition protein translates to MKTAIKSKAEINRKTEKPKKQTTKSFAIPEGERESIALDLIDYHPSNRRRLFNQNTLQELAADIALHGLIHDVTVRPKPDGRFELLAGRRRTEASRIACLKTISAHIVDVTDDVAKEIIFSENAHRENPHPLDDALLIAEMQEAKKTTKEIALRLCKSESFVLGRAKLIALIEPFQEIFIADKMTLQEALQLAAIAPESQLDFFEENCSDWKEDEDFELGELSYELRRYTYDLTKAPFDIKDKKLVPEAGACSRCPFNTATMSTLFPDEAQHAICTNKACYHNKCSMHYQANLVALFAEQPAALVVSSNIAESLKKAVEQFPAANGLPIYDRYNVQLVNAPQLPDKADYTEDNEDGSETLFDETAFAQAMEEYENDLHEYNQMIEKGTIIKGLQITSGEMAIVYFIEGRYTVSSSTPKQTAKEVQEAIKAGTVTAELLQGEIERLETREKRAKELDREKVQLRVHEEFIKQIKSPSETALTQADHIAARLLVYHSLDYTNKNEVDKALQLKDAQTNEGLYQLLAALTDVQFSYLIRMALAGKSDSKFPNNITAYTLYQTAAAAGVDVGAIESLQQQKAIERQKTCDENINKTRERINQLEPQEAD, encoded by the coding sequence ATGAAAACCGCAATTAAAAGCAAAGCTGAAATAAACAGAAAAACAGAAAAGCCAAAGAAGCAAACAACAAAATCTTTTGCGATACCGGAGGGCGAAAGAGAAAGTATTGCACTCGACCTGATAGATTATCATCCTTCCAACCGCCGCAGGTTGTTTAATCAAAACACATTGCAGGAACTTGCAGCAGATATTGCATTGCATGGTTTGATACATGATGTTACGGTGCGTCCTAAGCCTGACGGAAGATTTGAATTGCTGGCAGGAAGAAGAAGAACTGAAGCGTCCCGTATAGCCTGTTTAAAAACGATCAGCGCTCATATCGTTGATGTCACTGATGATGTTGCAAAGGAGATCATATTCAGTGAAAATGCACATCGTGAAAATCCGCATCCGCTTGATGATGCATTGCTGATCGCAGAAATGCAGGAAGCAAAAAAAACCACAAAAGAAATCGCATTGCGCTTATGCAAGTCTGAATCCTTTGTATTGGGTCGCGCCAAATTGATCGCCCTTATTGAACCGTTTCAGGAAATATTTATTGCAGATAAAATGACTTTGCAGGAAGCGTTGCAACTGGCTGCCATTGCCCCGGAATCACAACTTGATTTTTTTGAAGAGAACTGTTCGGACTGGAAAGAGGATGAAGATTTTGAACTCGGTGAATTGTCCTATGAATTACGCCGCTACACGTATGATCTTACAAAAGCACCGTTCGATATCAAAGATAAAAAATTGGTTCCCGAAGCCGGTGCCTGTTCACGTTGTCCTTTTAACACCGCAACTATGAGTACCTTATTCCCGGATGAAGCACAACACGCGATTTGCACCAACAAAGCATGCTACCACAACAAATGCAGTATGCATTATCAAGCGAACCTGGTAGCATTGTTTGCAGAGCAACCCGCTGCGCTTGTTGTCAGTTCCAATATTGCGGAATCGCTGAAAAAAGCAGTAGAACAATTTCCCGCTGCAAACGGCTTACCTATTTACGATCGCTACAACGTGCAACTGGTCAATGCACCGCAATTGCCGGATAAGGCAGACTATACAGAGGACAATGAAGATGGCAGCGAAACTTTGTTTGATGAAACCGCTTTTGCACAGGCAATGGAAGAATATGAAAACGATCTGCATGAATACAACCAGATGATCGAAAAAGGTACGATCATAAAAGGATTGCAAATAACATCAGGTGAGATGGCAATCGTTTATTTTATTGAAGGCAGATATACTGTAAGCAGTTCCACTCCAAAACAAACCGCTAAAGAAGTACAGGAAGCAATCAAAGCAGGTACGGTAACAGCAGAACTATTACAAGGTGAAATTGAACGCTTAGAAACGAGAGAGAAAAGAGCCAAAGAACTTGACAGAGAAAAAGTACAATTGCGGGTGCATGAGGAATTTATTAAACAAATCAAAAGCCCATCTGAGACTGCCCTGACGCAGGCAGATCATATCGCTGCAAGATTACTGGTGTATCACTCTTTGGACTATACAAACAAGAACGAGGTTGACAAAGCACTTCAATTAAAAGACGCGCAAACAAATGAAGGATTGTACCAGTTGCTTGCGGCACTTACTGACGTGCAGTTCAGTTATCTTATCCGCATGGCACTTGCGGGTAAATCAGACAGTAAGTTTCCAAATAATATTACAGCGTATACTTTGTATCAAACAGCAGCGGCTGCAGGAGTCGATGTTGGGGCAATTGAATCGCTTCAACAGCAGAAAGCAATTGAACGTCAAAAGACATGTGATGAAAATATCAATAAAACCCGGGAAAGAATAAATCAGCTGGAACCACAGGAAGCAGATTGA
- a CDS encoding relaxase/mobilization nuclease domain-containing protein: protein MVARIKFVESLRDVMHYNENKLKEKVASFIHAANYGKDTDRLGFTERYKRLELQAAYHETAEKKIVHISLNFDPAEKLDKTRLAEIADAYMQRIGFGGQPYLVYEHYDAQHPHIHIVSTNIRRDGTRIKSHYIGKEKSEPARKEIEKLFGLIPAESGKQKELFQLKHETLARILTQYKYTSIHELNAVLKHINIMADRCRPESRTYKHGGLVYRKLDKNGDPTGVPVKASQIYLKPGLKFLEEKFKQNEELRKPFKQRIKNAVDFAFAGRPVGTMNEFIAALKKERIEVVLRENDKGVIYGLTYIDTEKKCVFNGSDLDSKKQYSANAIQERLKGETFTQQNKQQQKQEPQQINIPRQKQQKDNSAQQIIPFPATDGTQKFKSISPSDGKNILQELIQPEYANDQIPYELKKQKRKRKRKRHHL, encoded by the coding sequence ATGGTTGCAAGGATAAAATTCGTTGAAAGCCTTCGTGATGTCATGCATTATAATGAGAATAAGTTGAAGGAAAAGGTCGCTTCATTTATACATGCAGCGAACTATGGAAAAGATACCGATAGACTTGGTTTTACAGAGCGCTATAAACGGCTGGAATTGCAGGCAGCTTATCATGAGACCGCAGAGAAGAAAATCGTGCATATCTCGCTCAATTTTGATCCCGCTGAAAAACTGGATAAAACCAGGCTTGCGGAGATTGCGGATGCCTATATGCAAAGGATCGGCTTTGGCGGACAACCTTACCTGGTCTATGAACATTACGACGCGCAGCACCCGCACATTCATATCGTCTCTACAAACATCAGGCGAGACGGTACGCGTATCAAATCGCATTATATCGGTAAAGAAAAGTCTGAACCTGCAAGAAAAGAAATTGAAAAGTTGTTCGGTCTTATCCCGGCTGAATCGGGCAAACAAAAAGAGTTGTTCCAACTCAAGCATGAAACGTTAGCACGTATCCTGACACAATATAAATACACTTCGATTCATGAACTAAATGCTGTCTTAAAACATATCAACATTATGGCTGACCGGTGCCGCCCGGAATCAAGAACATACAAGCATGGAGGACTGGTTTACCGCAAGCTTGATAAAAACGGTGATCCTACCGGTGTGCCGGTAAAAGCTAGTCAAATTTATCTCAAACCAGGTCTAAAATTTCTGGAAGAAAAATTTAAGCAGAACGAAGAACTGAGAAAGCCCTTTAAGCAGCGTATTAAGAACGCCGTTGATTTTGCTTTTGCCGGTCGCCCTGTTGGTACCATGAATGAGTTTATTGCGGCTCTAAAAAAAGAACGCATTGAGGTGGTGTTGCGAGAAAATGACAAGGGTGTGATATATGGTCTGACCTATATAGATACCGAAAAGAAATGCGTGTTTAATGGCAGTGACTTGGATTCGAAGAAACAATACAGTGCCAATGCAATTCAGGAACGATTAAAAGGAGAAACTTTTACTCAACAAAATAAACAACAGCAAAAACAAGAACCGCAACAGATAAATATTCCCCGGCAAAAACAGCAGAAAGATAATTCTGCACAACAAATTATTCCATTTCCTGCTACGGATGGAACCCAAAAATTCAAATCAATATCACCATCTGATGGAAAAAACATTTTACAGGAATTAATTCAACCTGAATATGCAAATGATCAAATTCCATATGAACTAAAAAAACAAAAACGCAAAAGAAAAAGAAAAAGACATCATTTATAA
- a CDS encoding plasmid mobilization protein, producing MGTSFLNSVKDNVMENKSDKRTRWLHIRLTEREQQKIRDKHKQSTSRKLSDYARKVLLDKTIKVKQRNQSLDDFMAEMIQLRNELNAIGNNYNQVVKKLHMLKDFSDVKSWLLLHESAHQMLQQKVAEIKSKINQIDDQWLQG from the coding sequence ATGGGAACATCATTTTTAAACAGCGTAAAGGATAACGTGATGGAGAACAAAAGTGACAAACGCACCCGATGGTTGCATATACGATTGACGGAAAGAGAACAACAAAAAATCCGCGACAAACATAAGCAATCGACCAGCCGCAAACTCAGTGATTATGCGCGCAAAGTATTACTGGATAAAACGATCAAAGTAAAACAGCGCAACCAGTCACTAGACGACTTTATGGCAGAGATGATCCAGTTGCGTAATGAACTAAATGCGATCGGCAACAACTACAACCAGGTGGTAAAAAAACTGCACATGCTGAAAGATTTTTCGGACGTAAAAAGCTGGTTGTTGCTGCATGAATCAGCACACCAAATGTTACAGCAGAAAGTAGCAGAAATCAAATCAAAAATTAACCAAATAGATGACCAATGGTTGCAAGGATAA
- a CDS encoding DUF932 domain-containing protein — protein sequence MAHNINYNDETGRYSFYSVKEKAWHGLGQIADQYETSTEVLNNAGLNFIVEKRPLFTYDTENFCNSRKENSDDIIIPEITVPNYYANVRTDTEQVLGVTGSDYRIVQNREAFEFFDAIAGKDGVFYETAGALGKGERIFITAKLPDHIKVGSDDMIEKYLFLTTSHDGKGSIIAAFTPIRIVCNNTLNIALGNCSNKVVIRHTEGVKDRLREAHKVMGMVNTLSPLLEQCFNHWTGIKITDPEIKKLIQVAMAPNKEVLDNIKAGKEDENSTAFKNIVDDVFGYAMMSETQQLQTTRGTLFGAFNAVTGYFQNVRKYKDNDAKIKSIFLDGTGLNKAQKAFDLCSAYAKDGETALAIS from the coding sequence ATGGCACACAATATCAATTATAACGATGAGACAGGGAGATATTCCTTTTATTCTGTAAAGGAAAAGGCATGGCACGGGCTGGGACAAATTGCCGATCAATATGAAACCAGTACCGAAGTGCTGAACAACGCAGGATTAAATTTTATTGTAGAAAAGCGTCCGTTGTTTACCTATGATACCGAAAACTTTTGCAACAGCAGGAAAGAGAACAGCGACGATATTATTATCCCTGAAATCACCGTGCCCAATTACTACGCAAACGTAAGAACCGACACAGAGCAGGTTTTAGGCGTAACGGGCAGCGATTACCGTATCGTACAGAACCGCGAAGCATTTGAATTTTTTGACGCTATTGCCGGTAAAGACGGTGTGTTCTATGAAACAGCCGGGGCGTTGGGTAAAGGTGAGCGCATATTTATTACTGCCAAACTGCCTGACCATATCAAAGTCGGCAGTGATGATATGATTGAAAAATACCTTTTTCTAACTACTTCGCACGATGGCAAAGGCAGCATCATTGCGGCCTTTACGCCGATCCGCATCGTTTGCAATAATACCTTAAATATTGCGCTCGGTAATTGTTCAAACAAGGTAGTGATCCGCCATACAGAAGGCGTAAAAGACCGCCTGCGTGAAGCCCATAAAGTGATGGGCATGGTTAACACATTATCACCACTCCTTGAACAGTGTTTTAATCATTGGACAGGTATAAAAATTACCGACCCCGAAATTAAAAAACTGATCCAGGTTGCAATGGCACCTAATAAGGAAGTACTTGACAATATTAAAGCGGGTAAAGAAGACGAAAACAGCACCGCATTTAAAAATATCGTTGATGATGTTTTTGGCTATGCAATGATGAGTGAAACGCAACAGCTACAAACCACACGCGGAACATTGTTTGGTGCGTTTAATGCCGTCACCGGCTATTTTCAAAATGTCCGCAAATACAAGGACAACGATGCAAAAATAAAATCCATCTTCCTGGATGGTACCGGTCTGAACAAAGCGCAAAAAGCTTTTGACCTGTGCAGCGCCTACGCCAAAGATGGTGAAACCGCCCTTGCAATATCGTAA